In Setaria italica strain Yugu1 chromosome IX, Setaria_italica_v2.0, whole genome shotgun sequence, the genomic stretch TTATGGGGAATACAACCCCTCATCTAATTCACCAACGTGACCAACCACAATGTATCAAATCTCCGCAATGAAAAGCTGGTTTTTTGAATAGCAGGAGGACTTCCGGTGCAAAGCAGTCTTCCCAAACTAACTAATTGTTGAATTAATACTTGCTATACTAATAGCTCTTCAATCTGTTTATTGCTGCTTCATTGTCCTTTCTCTCTCACTGCGGGATAGGGAGATTGCCTACCTTCCTAGTCTCAATTCATTACTAGCTGAAAGGCTTGCTTGGATGTGTAATAGAAATGAAGAGTAGATTGAAAATAAGTCTAGTACTTTTAGCGATAGGTTGGTCATCCTACTTTTTGTCATATCCGTAAGAAAAGGCTGGGTTTTTACTCGCGAACGCTTTCCATTCATCAGGATCAATCTTCCAATAGATATATACCAGTTCCTTCCAATAGATATATACCAGAGGCCAGTGGTTGTTGATTCGGATGGGGATAGTTCGTTTTCCCGCTCTTAACTCGAAAGTAGTAACTAGATAGGAGGTAGGGGTTTCCCGTGCTGGCATTTTATCGCTAGGTTATGATTGGTTGTTTTGTTATCGAACTCTGTATTGGAAACAAAACGGTTTTAGAATGACTAGTAAATGATACTAATTCATCGCACCACTTTCTTTCTGTCATATACCATCTTGGAAGAATGTAGATTGCATTCATCGCAGGGTCATTTCCTGAAGGAGGCTTGTACCactttttttaacctttttatttctatattaaGGATAGACTGACAAAGTTGGCCTAATTTATTAGTTTTCACTAACCCTAGATTCTTTCCCTTGATAAAAAAGAAATTCTGTCCTCTCGAGCTCCATCGTGTACTATTTACTTACAAACAACCCAGCGCCCACTTTATCCATCCCCCTCTATAAAAATGATCAAAAAGGCATTGCTTCTTATTCCCGTGTTTGATCTTATCCATCTCTGCCCCGCTTCCATGTGGGCAGAGACCCCTGTAGAGAATGAAGAGGAGCCAAGGATCTTACTCTCAAGAGTGCTCCGAAATGCGTTGAGGCGCAGCAGTTGACTGGACATCTAGGGGTAAAGCACTGTTTCGGTGCGGGCTGCGCGTGCATCAATTATTGCTGCTTTCCGAAGATAGACTGAATGCTGAATGAAGAGAAGACTTATCTCCCGGCAATCTCTTTACCATTGTAAAATTAGGTAGTCGGAGTTTCCCTGGGGTTGGTAAAGCGAAATGGGGGCCACCCTAGCCCATTGAGTGCTCTACCTCGGGCCGGGACCCCCTTGCTCGGTCAAAGTAATTTGTTTTCCATCGATCTCAAAGCTCGACTCTTTGCCGGTAGATTTAAGTGGGGGTGTCTTGTTTAGTCGAATTCCCCATACAGATAGAGGCGCCTATCAAAAAGATACTCCGAAGGCTTCGGGATCGAGGTCTCATTAGCCGAAGAAGACCCAGGATTATCGGGATGAATTCCAATTGTGGGTTGAGAAGGATGGCAAGCTGGTTACTTAAATTGGAGATACCCTGTTCTAGGAATGAAAGGGTTCATCACACCGGAACGAGGTAAAGGGCAACCCCTTGACATTCTCTCTATCTATTCTGGGATGAGCCATGATTCCACTACAACCATCAGACATTCATGCTCCCATCCCTCTATCTTTGTTTCGCTAGCAGCCCTACCTcgtaatggaaaaaaaatggtatTTTCATAAGCTACGCTAATGTTCATCAAAAAGATCTCCTTACAGCACATCTTGactaaaaagaaaggaaggataAAGTAAAAGAAGGACTCGAAACAAGCAGATATAGAATATAAAGATGAAAGATTGAATGCTTTCTCAGAGATAGATTTTTACTTTGAAATTGCTTGGGCTTGAACAAAGCCATTCTTCGCCTTTCTTCGCTAGTTCGCTTTAGTACATAGGGCAATACTGAATTCTATCTTTTGCTTAGGCTTTCAACACTTATTTGATTCTTCTCTGCTTTCAGATATTTTAGATACTGGTAATAACGAAAGCATGTGTGCAAGGGGAGGATCTGTTATACTAGAAACCCTTCTAGGCATAGTATCAATCCATTGATCAGATGCATCATATACCTTTCACCCCTAGCCACAAGTCATCCCCGTATTTTGCCACATACGTGGGTTCGGTCCTCCAAGGCCTGTTAGAGCTCTCTTCCAATTAACATCCTAGAAGATTTCACAAAACCATTATCGCTTAGTTTTCGACTTTTCGGAAATATATTGGCGGATGAATTAgtcgttgttgttcttgtttctttagtcccctTAGTAGTCCCTATACCGGTCATGTTTCTTGGATTATTTACAAGCGGTATTCAAGCTCTTATTTTTGCAACGTTAGCCGCAGCCTATATAGGTGAATCCATGGAAGGTCATCATTGAATTGACTAGTTTTCGAAATAGTCTTTTTTTTTAGCCTGACCAACTACCTAATACTACGCAGGCTCATCAAACAGCGCTTTTGAGCAGGATTTTACAACCTGAATACCAAGGGACCACTATTAGAATAGAAGAGAGCATAATAAGTAAATGCCGACGCCATCTTTTACTTTTTGGATGGTCGGCGGCGCCATAAACTCGATAACCAGCACCGCGGAGTCAATAAATTCAACTAAATAGAATCCTAAAACAATCTTATTCGAGCACACGCGGGACCCGCAGCAATGAAATTCACACAAGCGGCAATCATCCGAGCAGAGAATGGAGAAGGGAAATATACTTTAAATTGTTTTTCCGAATGAGAAAGCCTTTGGCAAACTCCTTGCAAATCCGTTTTTGCGACGTAACGTAATAGGAAAGTCTGCCGCCGAGTCAGAGTACTCAAGGAGTAGCAAGGAGAAGTAAGGAAGTAGGCGCCGAAGTAAAAGCTAGACCAGCATCTTCTCCTATTGAAATTCTTGGAGAGAAAGGAAAACTGAGAATTTTCATGTCTTTCAATTCTCGTACTCGTAATTGGAAAGTTACGGAAGGAGATCCATCATTTTGCAATGAAAACAACATAAAAAACTCTGGACAATTTCGAAATCAGACCAAGCGTCTTAATACATATGCAAAAAAATTCATTATTGGCCCACCATTGATTACAAGATTTAGCTGGTGAGGAAAGGGTTGTCTCAGGTACGGTACGCCTGGGGCAGGATTGAATCGATGTACCTAAGCTAAACTTATAAGATTGAACCACCTATAGACGGAATTAGGAGAGCTGAGGTTTAATCCAAGACAAGTACTCCTAATATAATATAGTTATAGCAGGGTTTACTGACTTCGCGAATGAGTTCCAAGCTTTTTTACTCACTGCTCGAAGAGAGCCGAATCTGCTCTCCGCAGTGGGAGGCAAGGCTTGCCCATCAAAGAGAGGCAAGGCAAGCCTTGATCGGCAACAAGCACACCCTAAGTATTGAGCAGGGGTGGATCCAGGAAAATTTTGTAGGAGGCTGAACATTAAGAGCTAAGATTGTTGGGTTTGGTAGCTGAGCTAGTTATGTGGCTGTGTAAACTAAAAAATGAAGCTCAACAACAAATTGCATACCCCTTACTATGACATGGCAGTTCCTAGTGCTTAAAAAAACTATATGCTAAAGTTGCTCTTATCAGCGTAGCCCCACTTCAGAATTTTAGATTTGGGTTTGGATTATTTTTAGATATGTATTTTATTGCACATATCAAATGGTATAAGGATGGGACGATTTTGTTGTTGGTCATCCATATGTTTGATTGTAAGTGCATACTATTTCAATTTGAGGGAATTTTGTGAATGATGACCGTGGGTTCAAGTTATTTGGCTGGACCATGCCACCCCACTACCCCAGTTCCATATAGGATGATCCCAGACACGTTCCACCTGGTGCCAGCAACCaatcggaaaaaaaaaaaaggaaattagGCCTAACATCTGACAACGCAACCCCACTGCCAGAGTCACctcgatggacccgacaaaaaGGGCGCGCAACCGCCAACCAGAGTCCAGCGTCGCGTCCCGAGTCCCGCATCGCACCGCAGGCCAAGGCCACCCTTCGACCCGGGGCAAAACGATCCCGCCTCGGTCCATCGTTCCTTCCTTCCCCGCCCGAGCCAACCCCGCCACCCACCGGCACAGCACCCGGCGTCGCATGCCTCGCTCCCTCGTCGAAGGTGACCTGGCCGGACCGGAGATGGCGCAGCCGTACATGAagaaggacgacgacgacgacgaggaaggttagccgcctcccctccctcctccaccgctAAACCCTACCCCACGTGCCTCCTGCTGCTCTCGCCCCGCTACGATCTGGGAGCCGCTGCTTGCACTAGTATGCCGGATCTGGCGCGATCTCGCGTCGCGTCTCCCTGCGCGATCCGTTGCTGCCTCGCCGGTGGCGCGGATTTATTTGACGAGGGCTTTGCTGGTCGGGGAGATCCTCTGCGGGATTTGGCTGGGAATTGGGGCGAGTGGGCTCGGAGCTATCTGGATCTGGTTCCTTCGTGGCATCGCGCCACCTTTGTGCATCTGATCAGGCTGGCAGGTCTGCTTCGCGGTGTTGTTTCATAGTCCCACTTGCGAGAGCGGAGATGCTCAACCCGTTCACCGGAACAAGTTTTTTCCCCAGCATTAGAGCTTCACGCGCAGTATTTTCGTTTAGATCCCTGACCTATTTCCCTCCTTGTGAATCTCGTGGCTCTAGTATAGTAATGGTTCCTATCCAGACTGCCCCAGTGCTTGAAATCAACCTTTTGCTTATAATTACAAGCACGCAATGCAATGCAACCGTGTAATGGTATAATGTTTAGTAATATCAGGTGGGTTTGAGCCCCCTTGCAGGACCAAAATGTAATTATTTGTCCCTTTTTGTAGATTCAATTCAATTCAGATTCAGATTGTTACAAAATGCTTTCAACTTGAGTCATTGTTATTAACTGTGCATGTTTTTTGCAGTCGAATATTCGCCATTCTTTGGGATCGAGAAGGGAGCTGTTCTGCAGGAGGCGCGGGCTTTCCACGATCCACAACTTGATGTCAGACGGTGCTCGCAAGTAAGAATTGCTTGCACTTTCTCCCATTGTCATTCTTTACAACAAAAAGTATttgagatatatatatatatttcaacCCTCTTATCCTCATGGCTTTGTTCTTTTTTCCTATCCTATTTGGAAATTTGTTACAGGTCATCACCAAGCTATTATATTTGCTCAATCAAGGAGAGACATTCACGAAGGTACGGTACACAACAACTGCATAGCAGCAAGTTGTGTAGTTTGTGTTCACACCATTTGTTTATTCAAAGAAGCCAAACTGTTTGAATGGGGAGAACTGCAAAAAATTTGAATCGTGCATGCTTGTTTTACAGGTTGAGGCCACCGAAGTCTTCTTTGCAGTAACAAAGTTGTTCCAGTCTAGTGATGCTGGTCTTAGGAGGCTGGTGTATTTAATGATCAAAGAGCTTTCTCCATCATCAGATGAGGTTAAATAAATAATGTTTTTGGATTCAAACCTTTTTTCATGCCTTCTGATTCTAAGATGTTTGAGCTTCATGTTTGTAACAGGTCATCATAGTCACAAGCTCATTGATGAAGGATATGAACAGCAAGACAGATATGTACCGTGCCAATGCTATTAGAGTTCTTTGTAGAATAATTGATGGCACCCTACTAACTCAAATTGAAAGATATTTGAAGCAAGCTATTGTTGACAAGAATCCAGTGGTTGCTAGTGCTGCTCTTGTTAGTGGCATCCACCTGGCTCAGGTACTGCTATAATTCTACTGCCTTATGCATCTTTTGTTTAAGGTTATCTAACAGCATCGTTTGTTTACAGGCAAACCCAGAAATTGTGAAAAGATGGAGCAATGAAGTCCAAGAAGCTGTTCAATCAAGAGCTCCGCTTGTCCAGTTTCATGGTCTTGCTCTTCTTCACCAGGTATAATCTTTTCTGTTGGGGCTAGTTAAATTTAGAAGCAAGTGCAAAGAAAGAGAATACAAATTCCTATGCTGCATTATGGGCTGTTCGCTTAAtctatccttttcttttatgcaAGTGAAGGGTGAACTACATCATGGTATTTTTGCCAGATGGAACTGCCGATTGAACTTGTGTATTGTGTAATATCAAATAATTTTCTCTGCATATCATTACAGATGTTATAGCACTCCTTGCTAAATAAAttgccacccccccccccccccaacacaccCACACTGGGTACTAGGCATCTTAAAAATGCAACAAAATATATAGTATCCTCCATTTGTTTGTTAATGTTCCACAATGGAGGCCTTCTCCCTGATTCATTTCCCGAAGCATACTTGACAATTTTATAAATTTGTTGATGGGTGGCACGCAGCGTACCTGTCAGAAATAAGTTGTGGTTGGTTTGGTAGAGTGGGTCAGCCATTGCGGGTTACTAACCCCATTGGGTGCTGTTGTTACCTGTACATCAGTGTTACTGATGttgagttttttatttttttttttttggggggggggggggcaggggTTATGCCTGTGGCTATTTCTCTTAATCTTGGTGATGCAGCCTTCGTTAAACTAATGTTTCTCATAAGTGGTAGCCAATATTCTTTTCAGGTGATCCACTTTACTTGAGCTTTACTCATACCTGATTTTGGGCTTTGTATGGTTCCATTTACTGTACGTGTAAAATTCTTTTCAAATTTTTGGCAAATGGTCAGGTTTTAGTGGGGTGCTTGTGTTGCGGAAAAGTTGTATTATGATGTAATTTCTCTTGGGACTTAAATTAATGTTCAGTTGATTTCTCTCCAACTTGCAGATCAGGCAGAATGATCGGTTGGCTGTTAGCAAGCTAGTTTCCAGTTTGACAAGGGGATCTGTCCGTTCTCCTCTTGCACAATGTCTTCTGATTCGTTACGCAAGTCAGGTAACCCAATAACCTGCATTATTGAAAACCATGCAAAATACATGAATTACTGAATACAAAGCGCAATTTGCAGGTTATGCGTGAGTCAAGCACGAACACACAAAATGGTGACCGTCTATTTTTTGATTTTCTGGAATCATCCCTCAGACATAAATCAGATATGGTGATGTTAGAAGCTGCACGGAAAATAACTGAGATGGATGTTACAAGTCGTGAATTGGCCCCAGCAATTGCCGTGTTGCAGTCATTTTTGAGTCCATCATCCAAGCCTGTGCTTCGATTTGCTGCTGTTCGGACTCTCAATAAGGTTATCCATAGATGCATCAAGCTTAGCTGTTCAAAGATATTCCCGCACTACGTTTCTTGATTTGCCCATTATATTGCAGGTTGCCATGACACGCCCTCTGGCGGTGACAAACTGCAACGTGGACTTGGAGAGTTTGATCTCAGACACGAATAGGAGTATAGCAACCCTGGCAATCACTACTCTTCTTAAAACTGGCAATGAATCAAGCGTGGATCGCCTCATGAAACAGATTACCAATTTCATGTCTGACATAGCAGATGAATTCAAGATAGTTGTTGTCGAAGCTATACGGTCTCTGTGCCTGAAGTTCCCGCTCAAATATCGCTCAATGTATGTGAACAACTGAAAGTGTGTTgatatggttttttttttttaaaaaaaatcttctgCTTTGACTATTTCCTTGTCTTCTAGGTTGAATTTTCTGAGCAACAGTTTAAGAGAAGAAGGGGGCTTCGAGTATAAAAAGGCCATAGTGGATTCCATAGTTACTCTGATCAGTGAGATACCAGATGCCAAAGAAATTGGCCTGCTACATCTCTGCGAATTCATTGAAGACTGCGAATTCACATATCTTTCTAGTCAGGTAACTACAATTATTATGTTATTGCTGTTGATAAAGAATTGTCCATTATTTTCCAGCTATCGTAAGCAATATCATTTGCTGTTGTTATTTGATATATTCTGCAAAATGCTTATGCTTAGAAAGCATTTTCATGGTCTGAAGCACAAATTTCATGTTGTGGTTTCTCAATTTGATTTCAAATTATTGCACATGGAAAACCTTATCATGATATGCTGACAACTGGGACAACAAAAATGTGCAGCACTTGTAGTGTGGTATATTTAAAAGCGAACGTCTAGACGCACACAAGATGTTTTTTTGCACCAAACAATTGCGTCGGGTGGTTTTTAAATTCGTATTGTTGTGGTACTGGTCTGTTTACGGTGCAACAGCGATACTGGATAAGACAGTTTTTGTTGGAGTCAATTTTGTTAAGGATTCCATTCTGCTCATTTTGGTTGACTTTTAGAAAAGTCAGTGTCTCTATTGTTTGGTGAGAGTAATATTCTGTTATGTATGTTCTATCAAAGATATTCACATAtggctcaattttttttttgaaaacccatATGGCTCAATATGACAATATGGATGTAGAGCATGTAGCAAGTTCAAGTGTTTAAGCATCATTGTAATAGTGTTTGTTCATTCAATGTGATAGTGAGAGTTAAGATGaactgttgttttttttttcttgtagaTATTGCATTTTCTGGGAAATGAAGGGCCAAGGACATCAGATCCAAGCAGGTACATTCGCTACATCTACAACCGTTTGATATTGGAAAATGCCACTGTTCGTGCTAGTGCTGTCAGCACGCTGGCAAAGTTTGGTGCCCTAGTTGACACGCTCAAGGTATGGTGATGTCTTTAGATTATTTACTGTATTTTTATAACATCGCCATTCCTGTCTATTTCTGGTTCATTTAGGATTTCTGTATTTGCATTTCAGCCTCGGATCTTCGTTCTCCTGCGACGATGCCTGTTTGATACTGAAGATGAGGTAAGTTTTGGGAATCGACTTGTTCTAATATACTTTTGAGCACATAACAAACTTTGAAGAATGCTTCATCCGATGTGGTAGTCTAACTCAGCAGAGTACCTGATAGATGGATTCTACAGCATAAAAACCCTGGATTCCCTATGTGTTGTAATAGCAACTGCCATTGGTCTTTGTTGCTGTAGGTTCGTGATCGTGCTACACTCTATCTCCAAACTCTTGGTGGTGAAGTTGCCATTGGTAACAATGAGAAGGATGCGAAAGACTTCCTATTTGGATCTTTTGATGTGCCACTTGCCAACTTAGAAGCAAGCCTAAGAACCTATGTATGTTTAGAATGAGCATTAAACTTCTGCATGTTTCAACTGAATGCATACCTTT encodes the following:
- the LOC101767457 gene encoding coatomer subunit gamma-1 yields the protein MPRSLVEGDLAGPEMAQPYMKKDDDDDEEVEYSPFFGIEKGAVLQEARAFHDPQLDVRRCSQVITKLLYLLNQGETFTKVEATEVFFAVTKLFQSSDAGLRRLVYLMIKELSPSSDEVIIVTSSLMKDMNSKTDMYRANAIRVLCRIIDGTLLTQIERYLKQAIVDKNPVVASAALVSGIHLAQANPEIVKRWSNEVQEAVQSRAPLVQFHGLALLHQIRQNDRLAVSKLVSSLTRGSVRSPLAQCLLIRYASQVMRESSTNTQNGDRLFFDFLESSLRHKSDMVMLEAARKITEMDVTSRELAPAIAVLQSFLSPSSKPVLRFAAVRTLNKVAMTRPLAVTNCNVDLESLISDTNRSIATLAITTLLKTGNESSVDRLMKQITNFMSDIADEFKIVVVEAIRSLCLKFPLKYRSMLNFLSNSLREEGGFEYKKAIVDSIVTLISEIPDAKEIGLLHLCEFIEDCEFTYLSSQILHFLGNEGPRTSDPSRYIRYIYNRLILENATVRASAVSTLAKFGALVDTLKPRIFVLLRRCLFDTEDEVRDRATLYLQTLGGEVAIGNNEKDAKDFLFGSFDVPLANLEASLRTYEPSEEPFDISLVSRDIRSLPLQEKKAPGKKAPAAAASAPVSAVDAYEKMLSSIPEFSGFGRLFKSSEPVELTEAETEYAVNVVKHIYDSYVVLQYNCTNTIEEQLLENVTVCVDSSVAEEFSEICSKPLASLPYNSTGQIFVAFEKPERVPAIGKMFNLLKFTVKEVDTFTGEADEDGVDDEYQLEDFEIFAADYMLRVAVSNFRNAWENMDPESERVDEYGLGVRESLAEAVSAVINILGMQPCEGTEVVPRNARSHTCLLSGVFIGDVKVLVRLSFGLSGPNEVAMKLAVRSDDPEVSDKIHEIVASG